A single region of the Brachypodium distachyon strain Bd21 chromosome 3, Brachypodium_distachyon_v3.0, whole genome shotgun sequence genome encodes:
- the LOC100837189 gene encoding non-lysosomal glucosylceramidase isoform X1 has translation MVSGHLFHCRKNSWPPEEYVGRSALQLLDLDGAAPPEQAWRRRLNSHANILKEFSVTFMEAMKMMSLGVRLWSYVREEASHGRKAPIDPFTRESCKPSASQGVPLGGMGSGSISRGFRGEFKNWHIIPGLCENSPVMENQFSIFVSRDGGNKKCSSVLAPGHHDGLKKYSDSGISSWDWNLSGQHSTYHALFPRAWTVYDGEPDPDLKISCRQISPFIPHDYKESSLPTSVFVYTLVNTGRDRAKVSLLMTWANSIGGFSHHSGGHFNEPFIGEDGVSGVLLHHKTAKDNPPVTFAIAACETQNVNVTVLPVFGLSGENHVSAKDMWDIMKKDGHFNLENFNAGCSMPSSPGETLCAAVTASTWVEPHGRCTVAFALSWSSPKVKFQKGCTYNRRYTEFYGTSERSSINLVHDALTKYRLWEEEIEKWQNPILRDERLPEWYKFTLFNELYFLVAGGTVWTDGQPPAIDEKTNPASNQQKHSKKPIKDTKSESVKDNLPRPTAEQVFNGDDLTNGGPQMPEQTNGLRVQEPVPCIHSKDGPENVGKFLYLEGVEYIMWNTYDVHFYASFALLDLFPKIELSIQRDFADAVLYEDRRRVKFLADGTSGIRKVKGAVPHDLGTHDPWHEMNAYNIHDTSKWKDLNPKFVLQVYRDFAATGDMTFGRDVWPAVCAAMDYMDQFDRDGDGLIENDGFPDQTYDAWTVHGISAYCGCLWLAALQAAATMAHRLGDRPYAEKYKLKFIKAKAVYEAKLWNGSYFNYDSGTSSNSRSIQADQLAGQWYAASSGLPPIFDEHKIRSALQKIFEFNVMKVKGGRMGAVNGMTPKGKVDETCMQSREIWTGVTYGVAANMLLHGMEHQGFITAEGIFLAGWSEEGYGYWFQTPEGWTTDGHYRSLIYMRPLAIWAMQWALSPPKAILEAPKVNLMDRIHVSPQAARAISEISIRKIAPDNRCISSSTFQCEC, from the exons ATGGTGAGCGGCCATCTATTCCACTGTCGTAAGAACTCGTGGCCGCCGGAGGAGTACGTGGGCCGCAGCGCCTTACAACTG TTGGACTTAGACGGCGCTGCTCCGCCGGAGCaggcatggcggcggcgactgaACAGTCACGCCAACATACTCAAGGAATTCAGCGTCACCTTTATGGAAGCAATGAAAATG ATGAGCCTTGGGGTGAGGCTTTGGTCATATGTCCGTGAGGAGGCTTCCCATGGAAGG AAAGCTCCTATTGATCCATTCACAAGAGAGAGCTGTAAGCCATCAGCTTCACAGGGTGTACCGCTCGGAGGGATGGG GAGCGGTAGCATTTCAAGAGGATTCAGGGGAGAGTTCAAGAATTGGCACATCATTCCTGGTTTGTGTGAGAATTCGCCGGTCATGGAGAACCAGTTTTCT ATTTTTGTATCACGGGATGGGGGGAATAAAAAATGCTCATCGGTATTGGCTCCTGGACACCATGATGGTTTAAA GAAATATAGCGACTCCGGAATTTCATCATGGGACTGGAACTTGAGTGGCCAACATTCTACCTATCATGCATTGTTCCCTAGGGCCTGGACTGTTTATGATG GTGAACCAGATCCAGACCTTAAAATCTCATGTCGCCAGATATCACCATTCATACCTCATGATTACAAAGAAAGCAGTCTTCCTACATCTGTGTTTGTGTACACT CTAGTGAACACTGGGAGAGACCGTGCAAAAGTAAGCCTGTTAATGACATGGGCG AACTCTATTGGAGGTTTTTCTCATCATTCAGGAGGCCACTTCAATGAGCCCTTCAT TGGGGAGGATGGAGTGTCAGGAGTGCTTCTGCATCACAA AACAGCAAAGGATAATCCTCCAGTTACTTTTGCTATCGCTGCCTGTGAAACGCAGAATGTGAACGTGACAGTCTTGCCTGTATTTGGCCTTTCTGGAGAAAATCATGTTTCCGCGAAGGATATGTGGGATATCATGAAAAAG GATGGCCACTTTAATCTGGAAAATTTCAATGCTGGCTGTAGTATGCCTTCCTCTCCTGGGGAGACACTTTGTGCGGCTGTCACAGCCTCTACTTGGGTGGAGCCACATGGTAGGTGTACAGTTGCGTTTGCTTTGTCTTGGTCCTCACCTAAAGTGAAGTTTCAGAAGGGATGCACATATAACAG GAGGTACACTGAATTCTATGGAACTTCTGAAAGATCATCTATTAATTTGGTTCATGATGCCTTAACAA AATATAGACTTTGGGAAGAAGAGATCGAGAAGTGGCAAAACCCCATACTCAGGGATGAAAGACTTCCAGAATG GTACAAGTTCACCCTTTTTAACGAGCTTTACTTTCTGGTAGCTGGGGGTACTGTTTGGACAG ATGGTCAACCTCCAGCGATTGATGAGAAAACAAATCCTGCTTCTAACCAGCAGAAACATTCAAAAAAGCCTATAAAAGATACCAAATCGGAATCTGTTAAAGATAACCTTCCCAGGCCAACAGCAGAGCAAGTCTTTAATGGAGATGACCTGACTAATGGTGGACCACAGATGCCAGAACAAACCAATGGACTTAGGGTGCAAGAACCAGTTCCTTGCATACACTCCAAGGATGGCCCTGAAAATGTTGGGAAATTCTTGTACCTGGAGGGAGTGGAATACATCATGTGGAATACATATGATGTGCATTTCTATGCTTCTTTTGCTCTCCTTGATTTATTTCCCAAAATAGAGCTGAGTATTCAACGTGATTTTGCTGATGCTGTTCTGTATGAAGATCGCCGGAGAGTCAAATTTCTGGCTGATGGTACCTCAGGAATCCGCAAAGTCAAAGGTGCTGTTCCTCATGACTTGGGAACACATGACCCCTGGCATGAAATGAATGCATATAACATACACGACACGAGTAAATGGAAAGATCTAAATCCCAAGTTTGTACTCCAGGTATACAGAGACTTTGCTGCCACAGGTGATATGACGTTTGGTAGAGATGTCTGGCCTGCAGTCTGTGCTGCAATGGACTACATGGATCAGTTTGATCGAGATGGTGATGGTCTCATTGAGAATGATGGATTTCCTGATCAAACCTATGATGCTTGGACCGTTCACGGGATTAGTGCGTACTGTGGTTGTCTCTGGCTTGCCGCACTTCAAGCTGCAGCTACAATGGCCCATCGCCTTGGGGATCGTCCATATGCTGAAAAGTACAAGCTCAAGTTCATAAAAGCTAAAGCAGTGTATGAGGCTAAGTTATGGAATGGATCTTATTTCAATTATGACAGTGGTACAAGCAGCAATAGCCGATCCATCCAGGCTGATCAGCTTGCAGGACAGTGGTATGCTGCATCGTCAGGCTTGCCCCCAATTTTTGACGAGCACAAAATAAGAAGTGCTCtacagaaaatatttgaattcaatGTAATGAAGGTAAAAGGAGGACGGATGGGGGCTGTAAATGGTATGACTCCTAAAGGGAAGGTGGACGAGACATGCATGCAATCTCGGGAAATCTGGACTGGTGTTACATACGGTGTTGCTGCTAACATGCTACTCCATGGAATGGAGCATCAAGGTTTTATCACCGCGGAAGGAATATTTCTTGCTGGGTGGTCAGAAGAAGGCTATGG GTATTGGTTCCAAACACCAGAAGGATGGACCACAGATGGGCATTACAGGTCACTGATATACATGCGACCTCTTGCTATCTGGGCGATGCAGTGGGCATTATCGCCCCCAAAGGCGATCCTCGAGGCACCCAAGGTAAACCTGATGGACAGGATACACGTATCCCCTCAAGCAGCCCGAGCAATCAGCGAGATAAGCATTAGAAAGATTGCGCCTGATAACAGATGTATTTCTAGCTCCACGTTCCAGTGTGAATGCTGA
- the LOC100837189 gene encoding non-lysosomal glucosylceramidase isoform X2, producing MSVRRLPMEGKLLLIHSQERAVSHQLHRVYRSEGWVHYFCRSGSISRGFRGEFKNWHIIPGLCENSPVMENQFSIFVSRDGGNKKCSSVLAPGHHDGLKKYSDSGISSWDWNLSGQHSTYHALFPRAWTVYDGEPDPDLKISCRQISPFIPHDYKESSLPTSVFVYTLVNTGRDRAKVSLLMTWANSIGGFSHHSGGHFNEPFIGEDGVSGVLLHHKTAKDNPPVTFAIAACETQNVNVTVLPVFGLSGENHVSAKDMWDIMKKDGHFNLENFNAGCSMPSSPGETLCAAVTASTWVEPHGRCTVAFALSWSSPKVKFQKGCTYNRRYTEFYGTSERSSINLVHDALTKYRLWEEEIEKWQNPILRDERLPEWYKFTLFNELYFLVAGGTVWTDGQPPAIDEKTNPASNQQKHSKKPIKDTKSESVKDNLPRPTAEQVFNGDDLTNGGPQMPEQTNGLRVQEPVPCIHSKDGPENVGKFLYLEGVEYIMWNTYDVHFYASFALLDLFPKIELSIQRDFADAVLYEDRRRVKFLADGTSGIRKVKGAVPHDLGTHDPWHEMNAYNIHDTSKWKDLNPKFVLQVYRDFAATGDMTFGRDVWPAVCAAMDYMDQFDRDGDGLIENDGFPDQTYDAWTVHGISAYCGCLWLAALQAAATMAHRLGDRPYAEKYKLKFIKAKAVYEAKLWNGSYFNYDSGTSSNSRSIQADQLAGQWYAASSGLPPIFDEHKIRSALQKIFEFNVMKVKGGRMGAVNGMTPKGKVDETCMQSREIWTGVTYGVAANMLLHGMEHQGFITAEGIFLAGWSEEGYGYWFQTPEGWTTDGHYRSLIYMRPLAIWAMQWALSPPKAILEAPKVNLMDRIHVSPQAARAISEISIRKIAPDNRCISSSTFQCEC from the exons ATGTCCGTGAGGAGGCTTCCCATGGAAGG AAAGCTCCTATTGATCCATTCACAAGAGAGAGCTGTAAGCCATCAGCTTCACAGGGTGTACCGCTCGGAGGGATGGG TACATTACTTCTGCAGGAGCGGTAGCATTTCAAGAGGATTCAGGGGAGAGTTCAAGAATTGGCACATCATTCCTGGTTTGTGTGAGAATTCGCCGGTCATGGAGAACCAGTTTTCT ATTTTTGTATCACGGGATGGGGGGAATAAAAAATGCTCATCGGTATTGGCTCCTGGACACCATGATGGTTTAAA GAAATATAGCGACTCCGGAATTTCATCATGGGACTGGAACTTGAGTGGCCAACATTCTACCTATCATGCATTGTTCCCTAGGGCCTGGACTGTTTATGATG GTGAACCAGATCCAGACCTTAAAATCTCATGTCGCCAGATATCACCATTCATACCTCATGATTACAAAGAAAGCAGTCTTCCTACATCTGTGTTTGTGTACACT CTAGTGAACACTGGGAGAGACCGTGCAAAAGTAAGCCTGTTAATGACATGGGCG AACTCTATTGGAGGTTTTTCTCATCATTCAGGAGGCCACTTCAATGAGCCCTTCAT TGGGGAGGATGGAGTGTCAGGAGTGCTTCTGCATCACAA AACAGCAAAGGATAATCCTCCAGTTACTTTTGCTATCGCTGCCTGTGAAACGCAGAATGTGAACGTGACAGTCTTGCCTGTATTTGGCCTTTCTGGAGAAAATCATGTTTCCGCGAAGGATATGTGGGATATCATGAAAAAG GATGGCCACTTTAATCTGGAAAATTTCAATGCTGGCTGTAGTATGCCTTCCTCTCCTGGGGAGACACTTTGTGCGGCTGTCACAGCCTCTACTTGGGTGGAGCCACATGGTAGGTGTACAGTTGCGTTTGCTTTGTCTTGGTCCTCACCTAAAGTGAAGTTTCAGAAGGGATGCACATATAACAG GAGGTACACTGAATTCTATGGAACTTCTGAAAGATCATCTATTAATTTGGTTCATGATGCCTTAACAA AATATAGACTTTGGGAAGAAGAGATCGAGAAGTGGCAAAACCCCATACTCAGGGATGAAAGACTTCCAGAATG GTACAAGTTCACCCTTTTTAACGAGCTTTACTTTCTGGTAGCTGGGGGTACTGTTTGGACAG ATGGTCAACCTCCAGCGATTGATGAGAAAACAAATCCTGCTTCTAACCAGCAGAAACATTCAAAAAAGCCTATAAAAGATACCAAATCGGAATCTGTTAAAGATAACCTTCCCAGGCCAACAGCAGAGCAAGTCTTTAATGGAGATGACCTGACTAATGGTGGACCACAGATGCCAGAACAAACCAATGGACTTAGGGTGCAAGAACCAGTTCCTTGCATACACTCCAAGGATGGCCCTGAAAATGTTGGGAAATTCTTGTACCTGGAGGGAGTGGAATACATCATGTGGAATACATATGATGTGCATTTCTATGCTTCTTTTGCTCTCCTTGATTTATTTCCCAAAATAGAGCTGAGTATTCAACGTGATTTTGCTGATGCTGTTCTGTATGAAGATCGCCGGAGAGTCAAATTTCTGGCTGATGGTACCTCAGGAATCCGCAAAGTCAAAGGTGCTGTTCCTCATGACTTGGGAACACATGACCCCTGGCATGAAATGAATGCATATAACATACACGACACGAGTAAATGGAAAGATCTAAATCCCAAGTTTGTACTCCAGGTATACAGAGACTTTGCTGCCACAGGTGATATGACGTTTGGTAGAGATGTCTGGCCTGCAGTCTGTGCTGCAATGGACTACATGGATCAGTTTGATCGAGATGGTGATGGTCTCATTGAGAATGATGGATTTCCTGATCAAACCTATGATGCTTGGACCGTTCACGGGATTAGTGCGTACTGTGGTTGTCTCTGGCTTGCCGCACTTCAAGCTGCAGCTACAATGGCCCATCGCCTTGGGGATCGTCCATATGCTGAAAAGTACAAGCTCAAGTTCATAAAAGCTAAAGCAGTGTATGAGGCTAAGTTATGGAATGGATCTTATTTCAATTATGACAGTGGTACAAGCAGCAATAGCCGATCCATCCAGGCTGATCAGCTTGCAGGACAGTGGTATGCTGCATCGTCAGGCTTGCCCCCAATTTTTGACGAGCACAAAATAAGAAGTGCTCtacagaaaatatttgaattcaatGTAATGAAGGTAAAAGGAGGACGGATGGGGGCTGTAAATGGTATGACTCCTAAAGGGAAGGTGGACGAGACATGCATGCAATCTCGGGAAATCTGGACTGGTGTTACATACGGTGTTGCTGCTAACATGCTACTCCATGGAATGGAGCATCAAGGTTTTATCACCGCGGAAGGAATATTTCTTGCTGGGTGGTCAGAAGAAGGCTATGG GTATTGGTTCCAAACACCAGAAGGATGGACCACAGATGGGCATTACAGGTCACTGATATACATGCGACCTCTTGCTATCTGGGCGATGCAGTGGGCATTATCGCCCCCAAAGGCGATCCTCGAGGCACCCAAGGTAAACCTGATGGACAGGATACACGTATCCCCTCAAGCAGCCCGAGCAATCAGCGAGATAAGCATTAGAAAGATTGCGCCTGATAACAGATGTATTTCTAGCTCCACGTTCCAGTGTGAATGCTGA